In Fluviicola taffensis DSM 16823, the following are encoded in one genomic region:
- a CDS encoding Sec-independent protein translocase subunit TatA/TatB encodes MGKFGAFEIILILAVVVLLFGGKKIPELMKGLGKGIKEFKDASKGEESSTPTTEEKVK; translated from the coding sequence ATGGGCAAATTTGGTGCATTTGAAATTATATTAATACTTGCTGTAGTTGTTTTATTATTCGGTGGAAAGAAAATTCCTGAATTGATGAAAGGATTAGGAAAAGGAATCAAGGAATTCAAAGACGCTAGTAAAGGCGAAGAGAGTTCTACTCCAACTACAGAAGAGAAAGTTAAATAA
- the gatA gene encoding Asp-tRNA(Asn)/Glu-tRNA(Gln) amidotransferase subunit GatA, with translation MYKTFSEVKSALSAGKSVESIVHSYLEQIEKHKDLNAFLEVFTESALDQARLVDQKITSGKAGRLAGMVIGLKDNICYKGHAVSASSKILGGFESLYSATVVERLLAEDAVIIGRLNCDEFAMGSSNENSAYGPVKNNLRPTHVPGGSSGGSAVSVSAGMCTVALGSDTGGSIRQPASFTGTIGFKPTYGRVSRYGLIAYASSFDQIGPFANNLEDTVLVLEIMAGKDPHDATSSSKPLGFSTEIPAIGKKKIAYLSEALENENVDPEVRAMMEKTIADLRAQGHTVEGVSFPYLDYLVPTYYVLTTAEASSNLSRFDGVHYGYQSPNAKGVEQTYTLSRSEGFGTEVKRRIMAGTFVLSHGFYDAYYTKGMKVRRVLKNKTNEIFTQYDLLILPTTPSTAFEFGSINDPIQMYLQDIFTVHANLTGNPAIAIPHGMHSNGLPLSLQIMADDFNEEAIFSLANQIMHN, from the coding sequence ATGTATAAAACATTTTCGGAAGTGAAGTCAGCACTCTCCGCAGGGAAATCTGTGGAGAGTATTGTGCATTCATACCTTGAGCAAATCGAAAAGCACAAAGACTTAAATGCCTTTTTAGAAGTATTTACTGAAAGCGCATTAGATCAAGCTCGATTGGTAGATCAAAAAATCACTTCGGGAAAAGCTGGTCGACTTGCTGGAATGGTAATTGGCCTAAAAGACAATATTTGTTACAAAGGTCACGCTGTTAGTGCAAGTTCAAAAATCTTAGGTGGATTTGAATCCTTGTATTCAGCAACTGTTGTAGAACGTTTATTAGCCGAAGATGCTGTAATCATTGGTCGATTAAATTGCGATGAATTTGCAATGGGCAGTTCGAATGAAAATTCAGCTTATGGTCCAGTGAAAAACAATTTACGTCCAACCCATGTTCCTGGAGGTTCATCAGGCGGTTCTGCTGTTTCAGTTTCTGCAGGAATGTGCACCGTTGCCCTTGGTTCTGATACGGGAGGTTCTATTCGTCAACCAGCTTCATTTACTGGAACTATCGGTTTCAAACCAACTTATGGTCGGGTAAGCAGATATGGATTAATTGCTTATGCTTCTTCTTTTGATCAAATTGGTCCTTTTGCAAACAATTTGGAAGACACTGTTTTAGTCTTAGAAATAATGGCTGGAAAAGATCCTCACGATGCAACAAGCTCTTCTAAACCATTGGGTTTTTCAACAGAAATTCCAGCAATTGGAAAAAAGAAAATTGCTTATTTGAGCGAAGCCCTTGAAAATGAAAATGTTGACCCAGAAGTTCGTGCTATGATGGAAAAAACCATTGCAGACTTACGTGCTCAAGGTCATACTGTTGAAGGAGTCAGCTTTCCATACTTAGACTATTTAGTTCCAACATATTACGTATTAACAACAGCTGAAGCATCGTCGAATCTTTCACGTTTTGATGGTGTTCACTACGGTTATCAGTCTCCCAATGCAAAAGGAGTTGAGCAAACATATACCCTTTCTCGCTCTGAAGGATTTGGAACAGAAGTAAAAAGACGCATTATGGCTGGTACATTCGTATTGTCTCATGGATTTTACGATGCATATTATACCAAAGGAATGAAAGTAAGACGTGTTTTGAAAAACAAAACCAACGAAATTTTTACGCAATACGATTTACTCATTCTACCAACAACACCATCTACTGCATTTGAATTTGGATCAATCAATGACCCAATTCAGATGTATTTACAAGACATTTTTACTGTTCATGCAAACTTAACAGGAAATCCTGCAATTGCTATTCCTCACGGAATGCACAGCAATGGTTTACCATTGAGTTTACAAATTATGGCTGATGATTTCAATGAAGAAGCAATTTTCTCATTGGCAAATCAAATTATGCATAATTAA
- a CDS encoding lytic transglycosylase domain-containing protein: MKRFGHALLLLILLLNVSHVFAQRRPKPPVKDTITGEVFIRIVDQSLALHYEDFAKGLNYDSIVDALDYEAGTIPVFTDQDYCKRLAKMNETSSFGFDCNNVSLTTIKFFAQNRRNFTRVVLGRGRLYFDLYEEKLAEYGLPLELKYLSVIESGLRPQVKSRAGALGLWQFMYATGKQYGLKENSYMDERMDPLKATDAACRYLKKLYNIYGDWNLALAAYNAGPGNVNKAIRRSGGKRTYWEIRPYLPRETQGYVPNFIAATYLLTYHAEHNLLPAEPKMHFYQLDTLCLNRGIHMQTIEKLVAWPVDDIQALNPVYKTSYIPPTFPKQCVTGPLEKIGLLVSLEDSLYALEQRIYGSGGIKNPLPTDVAIDTKNDQLVVSAPIDKRIDIPKTKVITTINYTYHKVKSGESLGSIAAQYSVAIQELMNWNDLTTARITVGQLLKIQTKVSTTVENEEYTEAVEDSIQNADNAIKTPIPPVQTNVAKKFYTIRSGDTFSKIASRHGLTMSQLQRLNPGVSASRIRAGQRLRVK; encoded by the coding sequence ATGAAACGATTCGGACACGCACTACTTCTTTTAATTCTTTTGCTAAATGTATCTCATGTATTTGCACAGCGAAGGCCCAAACCACCAGTAAAAGATACCATAACTGGAGAAGTATTTATCCGAATTGTTGATCAAAGTTTAGCTCTTCATTACGAAGATTTCGCCAAAGGTTTAAATTACGATTCCATTGTAGATGCGTTGGATTATGAAGCAGGAACGATTCCCGTTTTTACCGATCAAGATTACTGCAAACGTTTGGCAAAAATGAATGAAACCTCTTCATTTGGCTTCGATTGTAATAATGTATCCCTTACAACTATCAAATTTTTTGCTCAAAACCGTCGAAATTTTACACGCGTTGTTTTGGGACGTGGTCGTTTGTACTTTGACCTATACGAAGAGAAATTAGCTGAATACGGCCTTCCTTTGGAATTGAAATACTTATCAGTGATTGAAAGTGGTTTAAGACCGCAAGTAAAATCGCGCGCTGGAGCATTGGGTTTATGGCAATTTATGTACGCAACTGGAAAGCAATATGGCTTGAAAGAAAACTCATACATGGATGAACGCATGGATCCACTAAAAGCAACGGATGCTGCTTGTAGATACTTGAAAAAATTATACAACATTTATGGAGATTGGAATTTAGCACTTGCTGCTTACAATGCCGGACCAGGAAATGTAAACAAAGCAATTCGTCGCTCTGGAGGGAAAAGAACTTATTGGGAAATAAGACCTTATTTGCCACGTGAAACACAAGGATATGTTCCAAATTTTATTGCTGCAACTTATTTGTTGACCTACCATGCGGAACACAATTTGCTTCCTGCCGAACCGAAAATGCACTTCTATCAATTGGACACTTTGTGCTTAAATCGTGGAATTCACATGCAAACGATTGAAAAATTGGTTGCATGGCCAGTTGATGATATTCAAGCATTGAATCCCGTTTATAAAACATCCTATATTCCTCCAACGTTCCCCAAACAATGTGTAACAGGGCCTTTAGAAAAAATTGGATTGCTTGTAAGTTTAGAAGATTCTCTTTACGCTTTGGAACAACGCATTTACGGATCTGGAGGCATTAAAAATCCGCTTCCAACAGATGTTGCCATTGATACAAAAAATGATCAATTAGTTGTTTCTGCTCCTATCGACAAACGAATTGATATTCCTAAAACAAAAGTTATCACAACGATTAATTACACCTATCACAAGGTGAAATCGGGTGAAAGTTTGGGTAGCATTGCTGCTCAATATAGTGTTGCTATTCAGGAGTTAATGAATTGGAATGATTTAACAACCGCACGTATTACTGTTGGACAATTGCTGAAGATACAGACTAAGGTTAGCACCACTGTTGAAAACGAAGAATATACAGAAGCAGTGGAAGATAGCATTCAAAATGCGGATAACGCTATCAAAACCCCAATTCCGCCAGTTCAAACAAACGTAGCGAAGAAATTTTATACGATTCGAAGTGGAGATACTTTTTCTAAAATCGCATCCAGACACGGTCTTACGATGTCTCAGTTACAACGCTTGAATCCAGGAGTATCCGCAAGTCGTATTCGAGCTGGGCAACGTTTACGTGTTAAATAA
- a CDS encoding glycosyltransferase family 2 protein, whose product MKSLSVVIITLNEERNIQRCLKSIRDLADEIIVLDAFSTDKTATICEQYNVQFVQRAWEGYAASKNHLNSLATSKYILSLDADEVISEALYLEIKAEKGNGFKGTYSVNRLTNYMGKWIYHSGWFPDIKPRLFPKEGSYWSGEYVHEELVHPPSEVKIFKGVLEHYSYYSYEDHRARADKYSILTAQKFNAKGKKAGPLKPIISAVGRFVAMYFIKLGFLDGWKGFKIAQISAQSNVLKYKELRRLNREGRN is encoded by the coding sequence GTGAAATCGCTTTCTGTTGTCATAATTACGTTAAATGAAGAACGGAATATCCAACGTTGCTTAAAATCTATCCGCGATTTGGCAGACGAAATCATTGTTCTAGACGCATTTTCAACAGATAAAACAGCTACAATTTGTGAACAATACAACGTTCAATTTGTACAAAGAGCCTGGGAAGGTTATGCCGCAAGTAAAAATCACCTCAACAGTTTAGCAACTTCCAAATACATCCTTTCACTCGATGCTGACGAAGTGATCAGTGAAGCACTTTATCTTGAAATCAAAGCTGAAAAAGGAAACGGATTTAAAGGAACGTATTCTGTCAATCGACTAACCAATTACATGGGAAAATGGATTTATCACAGTGGTTGGTTTCCAGATATCAAACCTCGTTTATTTCCCAAAGAAGGTTCTTACTGGTCGGGCGAATATGTACACGAAGAATTAGTTCACCCACCTTCTGAAGTCAAAATATTCAAAGGTGTGCTGGAACATTATTCCTATTATTCGTACGAAGATCACCGAGCCCGAGCAGATAAATATTCGATATTGACAGCACAAAAATTCAATGCAAAAGGTAAAAAAGCAGGACCTCTCAAACCAATTATTAGTGCTGTTGGTCGTTTTGTTGCGATGTATTTTATTAAATTAGGCTTTCTAGATGGTTGGAAGGGTTTCAAAATTGCTCAGATTAGCGCTCAGTCCAACGTTTTGAAGTACAAAGAACTAAGAAGACTGAATCGTGAAGGAAGAAACTAA
- a CDS encoding glycosyltransferase family 9 protein, which yields MKEETKDWNGKHIAISRTDSIGDVLLTLPITAWLKEKYPTCKITFFCRNYTAPIVKHYESVDDIVKIDDLLTLPKKEQIDAIESLNLDAVVHVFPKKELAKLFKKALVPTRIGTSHRLFHLNTCNIRPNFTRKKSPLHESQLNFELIRPFGLSQIPSLEEVSKYTSSFGSEKEELPPEFDSLIGKKYVILHPKSQGSAREWPIEKYIELAKQLIVKDYEVVFTGTEQEGKLFRKEIPTDASSYDSTGKLNIDQLIWLIKNASGLVACSTGPLHIAGFLNTKAIGLFSPRIPIHPGRWKPLGKHSTPLIFDSNCEKCMAKKECDCISSISVETVLNEILK from the coding sequence GTGAAGGAAGAAACTAAAGATTGGAACGGAAAACACATTGCAATTAGTCGCACAGATAGTATTGGTGATGTCCTTTTAACACTCCCCATTACAGCTTGGCTGAAGGAGAAATACCCTACTTGTAAAATCACTTTTTTCTGCAGAAACTATACGGCTCCAATTGTCAAACATTACGAATCCGTTGATGACATTGTCAAAATCGATGATTTGCTGACACTTCCTAAAAAAGAGCAAATTGATGCAATCGAAAGTTTGAATTTAGATGCTGTTGTTCACGTATTTCCTAAAAAAGAACTTGCCAAACTCTTCAAAAAGGCATTGGTTCCAACACGAATTGGAACTTCTCACCGCCTTTTTCATTTGAATACCTGTAACATACGTCCTAATTTTACGCGTAAAAAATCCCCGCTTCACGAATCGCAACTGAACTTTGAATTGATTCGCCCTTTTGGACTTTCACAAATCCCAAGTTTAGAAGAAGTCTCTAAATACACATCCTCTTTCGGAAGTGAAAAAGAAGAATTACCTCCCGAATTTGATTCGCTAATCGGCAAAAAATATGTTATTCTCCATCCAAAATCTCAAGGAAGTGCCAGAGAATGGCCGATTGAGAAATACATTGAATTGGCAAAACAGCTAATCGTAAAAGATTACGAAGTTGTTTTTACAGGAACAGAACAAGAAGGAAAATTGTTTCGAAAAGAAATTCCAACCGATGCGAGTTCCTATGATTCCACTGGTAAGTTGAACATTGATCAATTGATTTGGCTCATCAAAAATGCATCTGGATTGGTTGCCTGCAGTACAGGTCCATTGCACATCGCTGGGTTTCTGAACACAAAAGCAATTGGGTTGTTTTCACCAAGAATTCCCATTCACCCAGGAAGATGGAAACCTCTTGGCAAACATTCTACTCCACTTATTTTTGATTCAAATTGCGAAAAGTGTATGGCGAAAAAAGAATGTGATTGCATTTCTAGCATCTCAGTAGAAACCGTTTTGAACGAAATTTTAAAGTAG
- a CDS encoding phosphoglycerate kinase — MATIATYDFQNKRALVRVDFNVPLNKETLEVTDDTRIRAALPTVKHILENGGSVVLMSHLGRPKEGPEDKFSLRHIKNRIEELLGKSIKFSSDCIGASAVEMSSNLKPGEVLLLENVRFYKQETAGTEAFAADLAKHGDCYVNDAFGTAHRAHASTTVVANYFPNDKMFGFLLEAEIKSVDRVLNSHDKPLTAIVGGAKVSSKITIIERLLEKVDNLIVGGGMAYTFVKAQGGAVGSSLVEDDFLTVANEILEKAKAKGVNLYIPTDTIVADKFDNNASTQLVPIGEIPTGWMGLDVGPESIKACAEIIEDSKLILWNGPMGVFEMSNFQKGTAEVAQAIVRATEKGAFSLIGGGDSVAAINQFGLADKVSYVSTGGGAMLEYLEGIELPGIKAIRS; from the coding sequence ATGGCAACAATAGCAACTTACGATTTTCAAAACAAACGTGCTTTAGTACGTGTAGATTTTAATGTTCCTTTGAACAAAGAAACGCTTGAAGTAACTGATGATACACGCATTCGCGCAGCATTACCAACTGTAAAGCACATTCTTGAAAATGGAGGAAGTGTTGTGTTAATGTCGCATTTGGGAAGACCAAAAGAAGGACCAGAAGACAAATTTTCTTTGCGCCATATCAAAAACAGAATCGAAGAGTTACTTGGAAAATCGATCAAGTTTTCATCCGATTGCATTGGAGCAAGTGCTGTTGAAATGAGCTCAAATTTGAAACCAGGTGAAGTTCTATTGCTTGAAAACGTGCGTTTTTACAAACAAGAAACAGCTGGAACAGAAGCATTCGCAGCAGATCTAGCAAAACATGGAGATTGCTATGTAAACGACGCTTTTGGAACAGCCCACAGAGCCCACGCATCAACCACAGTTGTCGCAAACTATTTTCCAAACGATAAAATGTTCGGTTTCCTTTTGGAGGCTGAAATTAAAAGTGTAGATCGCGTTTTGAACAGCCATGACAAACCATTGACAGCCATAGTTGGTGGAGCAAAAGTTTCTTCCAAGATTACGATTATAGAACGCCTTTTAGAAAAAGTGGACAACCTAATTGTTGGAGGTGGAATGGCCTATACTTTTGTAAAAGCACAAGGTGGAGCAGTTGGAAGTTCATTGGTGGAAGATGATTTCTTGACTGTTGCCAATGAAATTCTTGAAAAAGCAAAAGCAAAAGGGGTGAATCTTTACATTCCAACAGATACAATCGTTGCAGATAAATTTGACAATAACGCAAGTACACAACTCGTTCCAATTGGAGAGATTCCTACTGGTTGGATGGGATTGGATGTTGGTCCGGAATCCATTAAAGCTTGTGCGGAAATCATTGAGGATTCGAAACTGATCTTGTGGAACGGACCAATGGGTGTTTTTGAAATGAGCAATTTCCAGAAAGGAACCGCAGAAGTAGCACAGGCTATTGTTCGCGCTACTGAAAAAGGAGCTTTCTCACTGATCGGTGGTGGTGATTCTGTTGCAGCTATCAATCAATTCGGATTGGCAGATAAAGTAAGCTACGTTTCTACCGGTGGTGGAGCGATGTTAGAATATTTGGAAGGAATTGAATTGCCTGGAATAAAGGCGATTCGTTCATAA
- the gatC gene encoding Asp-tRNA(Asn)/Glu-tRNA(Gln) amidotransferase subunit GatC, with translation MEKISEETIDHIAHLSRLRFEGDAKVAIRQDMDKIIGFMGKLSEIPTDDVEPLIFMSDEVNVLRDDEPEVTITQAEALKNAPKKDSDYFRIAKVLDK, from the coding sequence ATGGAAAAGATTTCAGAAGAAACAATTGATCACATTGCACATTTATCGCGATTGCGTTTTGAAGGAGATGCGAAAGTAGCAATCCGTCAGGATATGGATAAAATCATCGGGTTTATGGGGAAATTGTCTGAAATTCCTACAGATGATGTAGAACCTTTGATCTTCATGAGTGATGAAGTGAACGTGCTTCGCGACGATGAGCCGGAGGTAACAATTACACAAGCTGAAGCATTAAAAAATGCACCTAAAAAGGATTCGGATTATTTCCGCATCGCAAAGGTGTTGGATAAGTAG
- a CDS encoding lysophospholipid acyltransferase family protein, giving the protein MKQFLGVLSLCYKCYVGLIFVATLLFFYPFICITLSRNSWKRWSFPINVVWSSTMRIFCGIWIHRLNRVRLPKGPYLIVSNHTSYFDIFVMYSILPTHRFLFMGKSEILSYPLMKTFFKRLNIPVYRNDRMKAAKSFIQAKTAIKEGWSIVIFPEGGIPDFNLPEMIPFKDGAFKLSKHAKIPIVPITFIDHYHMMSDPDQVLGYAHPGISRIYMHEVISVEQQNSMTETELSEFVFNTVASPLRERGLMKN; this is encoded by the coding sequence GTGAAGCAGTTCCTGGGAGTTTTAAGTTTGTGTTATAAGTGTTATGTTGGACTGATTTTTGTTGCGACACTCCTTTTCTTTTACCCTTTTATTTGTATAACACTTTCTCGAAATTCTTGGAAAAGATGGAGTTTCCCCATTAATGTCGTTTGGAGCTCAACGATGCGTATCTTCTGTGGAATCTGGATTCACCGATTAAATAGAGTACGTTTACCAAAAGGACCTTATTTAATTGTTTCAAATCATACGTCATACTTTGATATTTTTGTGATGTATTCCATTTTGCCCACACATCGGTTTTTGTTCATGGGGAAGAGTGAAATTCTAAGTTATCCTTTGATGAAGACTTTCTTCAAGCGATTGAATATTCCTGTTTACCGCAATGATCGCATGAAAGCTGCGAAATCATTCATACAGGCGAAAACAGCAATCAAAGAAGGTTGGTCGATTGTTATTTTCCCCGAAGGCGGGATTCCAGATTTTAACTTGCCAGAAATGATTCCGTTTAAGGATGGCGCATTCAAGCTTTCAAAACACGCAAAGATTCCAATTGTGCCAATTACCTTTATTGATCATTATCACATGATGTCTGACCCAGATCAGGTTTTAGGCTATGCGCACCCAGGTATTTCACGTATTTACATGCACGAAGTAATTTCTGTGGAACAACAAAATAGCATGACAGAAACAGAATTGTCAGAATTCGTTTTTAATACAGTTGCAAGTCCTTTGAGAGAAAGAGGCTTGATGAAGAATTGA
- the trpS gene encoding tryptophan--tRNA ligase: MARILTGIQSTGTPHLGNLLGAILPAIELAKDSKNDSFLFIANLHSLTQIKDSETMRENTYSTAAVWLACGLDPEKTTFYRQSDVAEVTELMWHLLCYFPFQRLTLAHSFKDKADYLADVNAGLFTYPILMAADILLYDAEVVPVGKDQLQHLEIARDVASRFNHQMGETFVLPDARIDETTKIIPGTDGEKMSKSRNNFINIFLPEKQLKKQVMSILTDSKGLEDPKDPETCHIFRLYELLASATEIETMRSNYLAGGYGYGHAKTALLELILRKFSTEREKYNALMEDKYQIDKALEIGASKARLIAQETLKRVRTKIGY, translated from the coding sequence ATGGCACGAATTCTTACAGGTATACAAAGCACGGGAACTCCTCATTTAGGGAACTTACTTGGTGCAATTTTACCTGCTATTGAATTAGCGAAAGATTCAAAAAATGATTCTTTTCTATTCATAGCTAATTTGCATTCTTTGACTCAAATCAAAGATTCCGAAACCATGCGTGAAAACACCTATTCTACAGCAGCCGTTTGGCTAGCTTGTGGATTAGACCCTGAAAAAACAACGTTCTACAGACAAAGCGATGTAGCTGAAGTGACCGAATTGATGTGGCATTTATTGTGTTATTTTCCGTTTCAGCGTTTAACTTTAGCTCATAGCTTCAAAGATAAAGCGGATTATTTAGCAGATGTAAATGCGGGATTATTTACATATCCGATTCTGATGGCTGCCGATATTTTATTATATGATGCAGAAGTTGTTCCAGTTGGCAAAGATCAGTTGCAACATTTGGAAATTGCACGTGATGTTGCTTCCAGATTTAACCATCAAATGGGAGAAACCTTTGTTTTACCAGATGCTCGAATTGATGAAACAACGAAAATAATTCCTGGAACAGACGGGGAGAAAATGAGTAAATCGCGCAACAACTTTATCAATATTTTTCTTCCAGAAAAGCAATTGAAGAAACAAGTGATGTCTATTCTTACAGACAGTAAAGGATTAGAGGATCCAAAAGATCCAGAAACGTGTCACATTTTCCGTTTGTATGAATTATTGGCTTCAGCAACTGAAATTGAAACGATGAGAAGTAACTATTTAGCTGGAGGTTATGGATATGGCCATGCAAAGACAGCACTTTTGGAGTTGATTTTGAGAAAATTTTCAACTGAAAGAGAAAAATATAATGCACTAATGGAAGATAAATATCAGATAGATAAAGCCTTAGAAATTGGGGCTTCCAAGGCAAGATTGATTGCTCAAGAAACATTAAAACGTGTAAGAACGAAGATTGGTTACTAA
- a CDS encoding ABC transporter substrate-binding protein, with product MLKHFALITLLSFGFVGCSDDSVNIENLKAIGGAKYGGTFRFMSSEKIETLNPLQATTLYRQRITSQIFDPILRLDASGSKVIPSIAENFTVSPNGKSYTLQIKKGIYFHPDECLDGSERELTAEDVKFTLDLSCSGLKINDISFMLHDRVVGAAAFNKATKKQFKEGGVSGVKVLSKYKVQIDLVEAFAGFDKLLTYSGFGVFPKEAYEFYKDDLKNHPVGTGPFMLDEYSSKGIKLKRNPNYWGKDQFGNQLPFLESIELSYTKNKRSELIAFRERKIDLVLEIPTDEVDNILGSLKEAQEGKTVKHKVDSKQSFSVTFMGISQQNPVFKDLRVRQAINHAINREYLVNQTLQGEGYPVTNGFIPNTEFFPANRVKGPDYNIAKAQSLLATAGYPNGKNFPVTVLYVSGNKDAYNHLLAKGVAQQLKENLGISISVELVDFEKRNSYVKTGKASLWLSGWIADYPDGESFLSIFYGKYANLDSEFMNPFKYRSAKFDELYSRLNKEQNEDKRTDIMVECDQQVVNDAVVIPLTNDDFITMINSRIRNFKTNSLENLDFSNIFIKEQKDSE from the coding sequence ATGCTAAAACATTTTGCACTTATTACTTTACTTTCCTTCGGCTTTGTCGGGTGCTCTGATGATTCAGTAAATATTGAAAACTTGAAGGCAATTGGCGGTGCAAAATATGGCGGAACGTTTCGTTTCATGTCTTCCGAGAAAATTGAAACCTTAAATCCATTACAAGCAACAACACTTTACAGACAACGCATTACTTCTCAAATTTTTGACCCTATTTTACGTCTTGATGCATCTGGATCTAAAGTAATTCCTTCCATTGCAGAAAATTTTACAGTGTCGCCAAATGGAAAATCATATACCTTACAAATCAAAAAAGGAATCTATTTTCATCCGGATGAATGTTTGGATGGTTCTGAAAGAGAATTAACAGCTGAAGATGTCAAATTCACCCTTGATTTATCGTGCAGTGGTTTAAAGATAAATGACATTAGTTTTATGTTGCATGACCGAGTTGTTGGAGCAGCGGCTTTCAACAAGGCTACAAAAAAACAATTCAAAGAAGGCGGTGTTTCAGGTGTCAAAGTTTTAAGCAAATACAAAGTACAAATTGATTTGGTAGAGGCTTTTGCAGGTTTCGACAAATTACTTACTTATAGTGGTTTTGGTGTTTTTCCGAAAGAAGCTTATGAGTTTTACAAAGATGATTTAAAGAATCATCCTGTGGGAACTGGCCCCTTTATGTTGGATGAATATTCAAGTAAAGGCATCAAATTAAAGCGCAATCCAAATTATTGGGGAAAAGATCAATTCGGCAACCAACTTCCTTTCTTGGAAAGCATTGAATTAAGTTATACTAAAAACAAGCGCAGCGAATTAATTGCATTCAGAGAGCGAAAAATTGACTTAGTTCTTGAAATTCCTACAGACGAAGTAGACAACATTTTAGGCTCTTTAAAAGAAGCACAAGAAGGAAAAACTGTAAAGCACAAAGTGGATTCTAAGCAGTCTTTTTCTGTTACATTCATGGGGATTTCACAACAAAACCCTGTTTTTAAAGACCTTCGTGTAAGACAAGCAATTAATCATGCGATTAATAGAGAATATTTGGTGAATCAAACACTGCAAGGTGAAGGTTATCCTGTAACCAATGGTTTTATACCTAACACTGAATTTTTTCCAGCAAATCGAGTAAAAGGGCCAGATTACAACATTGCAAAAGCACAATCTTTACTTGCTACCGCTGGTTATCCGAATGGGAAAAATTTTCCAGTTACGGTATTGTATGTTAGTGGAAATAAAGATGCATACAATCATCTTCTTGCAAAGGGTGTTGCTCAACAATTAAAAGAGAACTTAGGGATTTCAATAAGCGTTGAACTCGTTGATTTTGAAAAGAGAAACAGCTATGTGAAAACAGGAAAAGCTAGTTTATGGCTTTCAGGGTGGATTGCAGATTATCCAGATGGAGAAAGTTTTTTAAGTATTTTCTATGGTAAGTATGCCAATCTTGATTCTGAATTCATGAATCCGTTCAAATATAGAAGCGCGAAGTTTGATGAATTGTATAGCAGATTAAACAAAGAACAAAACGAAGACAAGCGCACTGATATCATGGTGGAATGTGATCAACAAGTAGTAAACGATGCTGTTGTAATTCCATTAACGAATGACGACTTTATCACGATGATAAATTCCCGTATTCGAAATTTCAAAACAAATTCTTTGGAAAACTTAGACTTTTCTAATATCTTTATTAAGGAACAAAAGGATTCCGAATAA